In Lysobacter lycopersici, a genomic segment contains:
- the rplO gene encoding 50S ribosomal protein L15: MKLNTLKPADGAREDRKRVGRGIGSGLGKTAGRGHKGSFARSGKGKIKAGFEGGQMPMQRRLPKIGFASHKKSDTAEVLLYQLDKLDAGTIDFAALRAAKLVPSTAKQAKVVKKGEISKKFVLKGVLATAGARAAIEAAGGQVGE; encoded by the coding sequence ATGAAGCTCAATACGCTCAAGCCTGCCGACGGCGCCCGCGAAGATCGCAAGCGCGTCGGACGCGGCATCGGTTCCGGCCTCGGCAAGACTGCCGGCCGCGGACACAAGGGTTCGTTCGCGCGTTCGGGCAAGGGCAAGATCAAGGCCGGCTTCGAAGGCGGCCAGATGCCCATGCAGCGTCGCCTGCCCAAGATCGGTTTCGCTTCGCACAAGAAGAGCGACACCGCCGAAGTGCTGCTGTACCAGCTGGACAAGCTGGACGCCGGCACGATCGACTTCGCTGCGCTGCGCGCCGCCAAGCTGGTGCCGAGCACCGCGAAGCAGGCCAAGGTGGTGAAGAAGGGCGAGATCAGCAAGAAGTTCGTGCTGAAGGGCGTGCTGGCCACGGCCGGCGCACGCGCCGCGATCGAAGCCGCCGGCGGCCAGGTCGGGGAGTAA
- the rpmD gene encoding 50S ribosomal protein L30 produces the protein MSPKSGNNGGTVKVRLVKGLRGSQAKHRLSVRALGLNKLNDVRELKDSPQVRGLINKVHYLVQVEE, from the coding sequence ATGTCGCCTAAGTCCGGGAACAACGGCGGAACCGTCAAGGTCCGTTTGGTCAAGGGCCTGCGTGGTTCGCAGGCCAAGCACCGCCTTTCGGTGCGCGCGCTGGGCCTCAACAAGCTCAACGACGTGCGCGAACTCAAGGACAGCCCGCAGGTCCGTGGCCTGATCAACAAGGTCCACTACCTGGTCCAGGTCGAGGAATAA
- the rpsE gene encoding 30S ribosomal protein S5, whose protein sequence is MAEQRESRGRDRNRDREEIDDGMVEKLVAVNRVSKTVKGGRQFTFTALTVVGDGNGKVGFGYGKAREVPVAIQKSMEYARKNMVSVDLNNGTLFHQVKAGHGAARVFMQPASEGTGVIAGGAMRAVLEAVGVKNVLAKAVGSRNPINLVRATVKGLESMHSPAKIAAKRGKKVEEVLHVA, encoded by the coding sequence ATGGCAGAACAACGCGAATCCCGCGGCCGCGACCGTAATCGCGACCGCGAAGAGATCGACGATGGCATGGTCGAGAAGCTGGTCGCGGTCAACCGCGTCAGCAAGACCGTCAAGGGCGGCCGCCAGTTCACCTTCACCGCGCTGACCGTGGTCGGCGACGGCAATGGCAAGGTCGGCTTCGGCTACGGCAAGGCGCGCGAAGTGCCGGTCGCGATCCAGAAGTCGATGGAATACGCGCGCAAGAACATGGTCAGCGTCGACCTGAACAACGGCACCCTGTTCCACCAGGTGAAGGCCGGCCACGGCGCGGCCCGCGTGTTCATGCAGCCCGCGTCCGAAGGTACCGGCGTGATCGCCGGCGGCGCGATGCGCGCCGTGCTCGAAGCGGTGGGCGTGAAGAACGTGCTGGCCAAGGCGGTCGGTTCGCGCAACCCGATCAACCTCGTGCGCGCCACGGTCAAGGGCCTCGAGTCCATGCACTCGCCGGCCAAGATCGCGGCCAAGCGCGGCAAGAAGGTCGAGGAGGTGCTGCATGTCGCCTAA